The Arctopsyche grandis isolate Sample6627 chromosome 5, ASM5162203v2, whole genome shotgun sequence genome includes a window with the following:
- the LOC143912335 gene encoding zinc finger MYM-type protein 1-like has translation MDIENNNESGLVVEINNNCNCLIENVLKRRFASLPFNEKEIIVKSPKPTPILNIQSKTKTFKRYTETYEKISWICGCAHLTKLFCWPCILFSQEVNVWSKFGFSDLNNLSKSRKRHECSQAHICSAAQFKKFGKGPRIENFLSAQFKANIEMHNKEVTANRYILSKLISAICFLAKQEQPLRGHFEHQESENRGNYIELLYLLSESDIKLKTHLDNSTVFTGLSNHIQNDLVSAISKVLLDEIKTEIRASKFVSIIVDESTDISRKAQLSTIFRYVDENNEIQERFVGFVDVSPNRTANALFQHIRETLEEFGCLDKLIAQTYDGAAVMSGEHNGVQRKIRDICPNSLFVHCYAHRLNLVLSQSVKHISGCKRFFSRMLSFSTFFCKSSRRISLLDCQIKKRFPTAAPTRWNYNSKILNMILEYQTELMEIFNQIINDEDEWDTDAVINAEVLHRYLKEFEFNFNLHLFSAIFNSANFLFEILQKKTFDISYCVSEIKKFVKYLDNKKDDFDSLWNKVITKNFNRKRKYAECEEDVKTTYKLHYSEILETLSVNTTNRFRDIENLKFLEFFNVKKFKEYENNFPDFLFKSLHLTYGKYFDFMKLKSELIYMYSTQDFHLKSINDVKELIVKDDLIDVLEQVFSLIQLICTIPSTSASAERSFSTMKRIKTFTRSSQSEERLSGLALIAIEKKIMSNLKNNKKFYDAVIDEFCKKERRIKLNFKK, from the coding sequence atggatatcgaaaataacaatgagagtggacttgtcgtcgagatcaataataattgcaattgtttaattgaaaatgtgctgaaaagaagatttgcttctctcccatttaatgaaaaggagattattgttaagagccccaaacccacaccaatattaaatattcagtctaaaacaaaaacatttaaaaggtacacagaaacatacgaaaaaatttcatggatttgtggatgtgctcacttaacgaaattattctgttggccatgtattttattttctcaagaagtgaatgtctggagtaaatttggattttctgacctaaacaatttaagtaaatcgcgcaagagacatgaatgttctcaagctcacatatgttctgctgctcaatttaaaaaatttggaaagggacctcgtatagaaaattttttaagtgctcagtttaaagcaaatattgaaatgcacaacaaagaagttactgcaaatagatacattttgtcgaaattaataagcgcgatctgttttttagcaaaacaagaacaacctttacgaggacattttgagcaccaggaatcggaaaatagagggaattatattgaattgctgtatctgttgagtgaatcagacataaaattgaaaactcatttagataactctacggtgtttactggactatcgaaccatatacaaaatgacttggtatccgcaatatcaaaagtcttgctagatgagattaaaactgaaatacgtgcatcaaaatttgtttccataattgtggacgaatctacagatatcagtcgcaaagctcagctatctactatttttagatatgtagatgaaaataatgaaattcaggagagatttgttggatttgtcgatgttagtcccaatagaacagctaatgctctttttcagcacatacgtgagaccttggaagaatttggttgtttggacaaattaattgcacaaacgtacgatggagcggctgtaatgtccggggagcataatggagtgcaacgaaaaattcgagatatttgtcctaattctttatttgtccattgttacgctcacagattgaatttagttttgtcgcaatctgttaaacatatatccggatgcaaacgttttttcagccgtatgttgtcattttcaacttttttttgtaagtcttcaagaagaatttcccttctcgattgtcaaataaaaaaacgatttcccactgctgcccctacacgatggaactacaatagcaaaattttaaatatgatattagaatatcaaacagaattaatggaaatatttaatcaaataattaatgacgaagacgaatgggatactgatgctgtcataaatgctgaagtccttcatcgttatttaaaagagtttgaattcaatttcaatttgcatttattttctgcaatatttaattcggcaaattttttatttgaaattttacaaaaaaaaacctttgacatatcgtattgcgtaagtgaaattaaaaaatttgtaaaatatttagataacaaaaaagacgattttgattcattgtggaacaaagtaataactaaaaattttaatagaaaaagaaaatatgctgaatgtgaagaagatgtgaaaacaacgtataaacttcactattctgaaattttagaaactctttcagtaaatacaaccaatcgatttcgagatatcgaaaatttaaaatttctcgaattttttaacgtcaaaaaatttaaagaatatgaaaataattttccagatttcctatttaaatcactccacctaacttatggaaaatactttgattttatgaaattaaaaagcgaattaatttacatgtactcaacgcaagattttcatttgaaatctataaatgacgtaaaggaattaattgtgaaagatgatctaatagacgttttggaacaagtatttagtttaatacaattaatttgtacgataccttccacgagcgcatcggctgaacgatcattttcgactatgaaaagaattaaaacgttcaccagaagtagtcaaagtgaagaaagactctctggtcttgctttaattgcaatcgaaaagaaaataatgtcaaatttaaaaaacaataaaaaattctatgatgcggttatcgatgaattttgtaaaaaggaacgaagaataaaattaaattttaaaaaataa